A genomic window from Cupriavidus metallidurans CH34 includes:
- a CDS encoding Bug family tripartite tricarboxylate transporter substrate binding protein — protein MHRRTAILAAAALGLATTLSSASAAWPDRPIKLVVPYAPGGSTDQFGRGIAEGVSRELKQPVLVENRPGANTMIGTQSVARAQPDGYTVLLVTSASMVLNPMLYKKPGYEPQEFKIITVGVEAPLVVVVNNQVPSNNIKEFAAYAKAANGKLNYSSVGLGNSLQLATEMLKTELGIEMTHVPYNGSAPALSALLGNNVQLMVDVVSTSLPHIKAGKLKALAVTGSSRLDVLPNVPTVAESGYPNFRAATWFGLAVPAHTPPEAVAKLQAAASHVLTEAQFRNTFNALGFVVQPPRTQAEIDRYVTADRDNWGKVIRANHITLD, from the coding sequence ATGCATCGCAGAACCGCCATCCTGGCCGCGGCAGCGCTCGGCCTTGCCACGACCCTGTCATCCGCGTCCGCCGCATGGCCGGATCGGCCCATCAAGCTCGTGGTGCCCTACGCGCCCGGCGGCTCGACCGACCAGTTCGGTCGCGGGATCGCCGAAGGCGTGTCGCGGGAACTGAAGCAGCCGGTGCTCGTGGAGAACCGCCCCGGCGCAAACACGATGATCGGGACGCAGAGCGTGGCGCGCGCGCAGCCGGACGGCTACACGGTGCTGCTGGTCACCAGCGCGAGCATGGTGCTGAATCCGATGCTCTACAAGAAGCCCGGCTACGAGCCGCAGGAGTTCAAGATCATCACGGTCGGCGTGGAAGCGCCACTCGTGGTGGTCGTCAACAACCAGGTGCCGTCCAACAACATCAAGGAGTTCGCGGCTTACGCCAAGGCTGCCAATGGCAAGCTCAATTACTCGTCGGTGGGGCTCGGCAATTCGTTGCAGCTCGCCACGGAGATGTTGAAGACCGAACTCGGCATCGAGATGACGCACGTGCCGTACAACGGCTCGGCCCCGGCGCTGTCCGCGCTGCTGGGCAACAACGTCCAGCTTATGGTCGACGTGGTCAGCACGTCGCTGCCGCATATCAAGGCCGGCAAGCTCAAGGCGCTGGCCGTGACCGGAAGTTCGAGGCTCGACGTGCTGCCCAACGTGCCGACCGTCGCCGAAAGCGGCTACCCGAACTTCCGCGCCGCCACATGGTTCGGCCTGGCGGTGCCGGCGCATACGCCGCCCGAAGCCGTCGCAAAGCTGCAGGCCGCTGCATCGCACGTGCTGACGGAGGCGCAGTTCCGCAACACGTTCAACGCGCTCGGGTTCGTGGTACAGCCGCCGCGCACACAGGCTGAGATCGACCGCTACGTGACCGCCGATCGAGACAACTGGGGCAAGGTGATTCGCGCCAACCACATCACGCTGGATTGA
- a CDS encoding acyl-CoA synthetase: MAADLWFESLHRTGTEVLDRGNRLAGGLRRLGLEEGAVVAVMLRNDPVFADVVFACRTAGVYYCPINWHFTPEEARFLLEDSSARVLIIEADLFPSMREVIPAGMTVLTVNGSDADATITIAYEPWLATQSPYDGPRVAPRGHLAYTSGTTGRPKGVLRSAVPLGELEDQTARMRSVVAKAIGIVPGCRALMSAPLYHSAPGVFIQNALQMAERLVLTPRFDAEQVLALVEKHRIDVLYLVPIMYVRLLKLPPEVRARYDLSSIRFVASTGSPCAPEVKRAMLDWFGPVIHETYASSEAGMVTVATPEDAAERPGTAGRPVDAASVRIIDESGRPCAPGEVGLVYVRQPAYPDFTYLNNDAARRTIDVDGRVTLGDMGYLDADGYLFICDRASDMVISGGVNIYPAEIEHELVRYPGVADCVVFGVPDDEYGERLHGVIQPMAGTTLDPVAVIDWMRGRLSGFKVPRTIEIVAQLPRDETGKLAKRRLRDQHWAGRQRRV, encoded by the coding sequence ATGGCCGCAGACCTCTGGTTCGAATCGTTGCACCGCACCGGCACCGAAGTGCTCGACCGCGGTAATCGGCTGGCGGGTGGCCTGCGGCGGCTGGGGCTTGAGGAGGGCGCGGTGGTGGCCGTGATGCTGCGCAATGACCCGGTGTTTGCCGACGTCGTCTTCGCGTGCCGGACGGCCGGCGTCTACTACTGCCCGATCAACTGGCATTTCACGCCGGAGGAAGCCCGCTTCCTGCTGGAGGACAGCAGCGCCCGCGTGCTGATCATCGAGGCCGATCTGTTCCCGTCGATGCGCGAAGTGATTCCCGCAGGCATGACCGTGCTGACCGTGAACGGCAGCGACGCCGATGCCACCATCACCATCGCCTACGAACCCTGGCTCGCCACGCAATCGCCGTACGACGGCCCACGCGTTGCGCCACGTGGACATCTGGCCTATACGTCGGGCACCACCGGCCGTCCCAAGGGCGTGCTGCGCAGCGCGGTGCCGCTGGGTGAACTCGAGGACCAGACCGCGCGCATGCGATCGGTGGTGGCCAAGGCAATCGGGATCGTGCCGGGGTGCCGTGCGCTGATGTCCGCGCCGCTCTATCACAGCGCGCCCGGTGTCTTTATCCAGAACGCGCTGCAGATGGCCGAGCGCCTGGTACTGACGCCGCGCTTCGACGCCGAGCAGGTGCTGGCGCTGGTCGAGAAGCATCGCATCGACGTGCTCTACCTGGTGCCGATCATGTACGTGCGCCTGCTCAAGCTGCCGCCCGAGGTGCGCGCGCGCTACGACCTGTCGTCGATCCGCTTTGTCGCGTCCACGGGCTCGCCGTGCGCCCCGGAGGTCAAGCGCGCCATGCTCGACTGGTTCGGCCCGGTGATCCACGAAACCTATGCGTCGAGCGAGGCGGGCATGGTCACCGTGGCCACACCCGAGGATGCGGCCGAGCGTCCGGGCACGGCGGGGCGTCCGGTTGATGCGGCCAGCGTGCGCATCATCGACGAATCCGGACGACCCTGCGCGCCAGGCGAAGTCGGGCTCGTGTACGTCCGCCAGCCCGCCTATCCCGATTTCACCTACCTGAACAACGATGCCGCACGACGGACGATCGACGTGGACGGTCGCGTCACGCTTGGCGACATGGGGTACCTCGATGCGGATGGCTACCTGTTCATCTGCGACCGCGCGTCGGACATGGTCATCTCGGGTGGCGTGAACATCTATCCGGCCGAGATCGAGCATGAACTCGTGCGCTATCCCGGAGTGGCCGATTGCGTGGTGTTTGGCGTGCCGGACGACGAGTATGGCGAGCGGCTCCACGGCGTGATTCAGCCCATGGCCGGCACAACGCTCGATCCGGTGGCCGTGATCGACTGGATGCGAGGCCGGCTGTCCGGCTTCAAGGTGCCGCGCACGATCGAAATCGTCGCGCAGTTGCCGCGCGACGAAACGGGCAAGCTGGCAAAGCGCCGGCTGCGCGACCAGCACTGGGCAGGGCGGCAGCGAAGGGTTTGA
- a CDS encoding LysR family transcriptional regulator, whose translation MDLHLVQAFVDIVEAGNLAEAGRRRGVTRSQISRQLGQLEEQAGAMLLRRTTRRLEMTDAGQSLYEHGLRILQEVAAAQAEIDSLGKTLRGHVRVSVPTGLGDAFIAPLLLQFAEKHPGISLRVFFANRVTDLIAAEIDVALKVTSEPPLDTVARDVCPIHWQLCASPAYLAGIAPIREPADLAACRFLCPPYTSRRFLLTLGRDTCDGPEREDVDITPYLQSEHFPFLMNAVRQGHGISLLPLYMTWEDVRRGTLVPVLPDWKPKGLGNRLYIFTTANPHLSMATRALISFLRETVAELDVFKER comes from the coding sequence ATGGATCTCCATCTCGTCCAGGCTTTCGTCGACATCGTGGAAGCCGGCAATCTGGCCGAAGCCGGCCGGCGGCGCGGTGTCACGCGCTCGCAGATCAGCCGCCAGCTTGGCCAATTGGAAGAACAGGCCGGCGCGATGCTGCTGCGGCGGACCACGCGCCGGCTAGAGATGACCGACGCGGGACAATCGCTCTACGAGCACGGCTTGCGTATCCTGCAGGAAGTGGCGGCCGCGCAGGCCGAGATCGACAGCCTGGGCAAGACGCTGCGCGGTCATGTGCGCGTGAGCGTGCCCACCGGCCTGGGCGATGCGTTCATCGCCCCGCTGCTGCTGCAGTTCGCCGAGAAGCACCCGGGCATCTCGCTGCGCGTGTTCTTTGCCAACCGTGTGACCGACCTGATCGCGGCGGAAATCGACGTGGCGCTCAAGGTAACGTCCGAGCCGCCGCTCGATACGGTGGCGCGCGACGTGTGCCCGATCCATTGGCAACTCTGTGCCTCGCCCGCCTATCTGGCCGGCATTGCGCCAATCCGGGAGCCCGCCGATCTGGCCGCCTGCCGCTTCCTCTGCCCGCCCTACACGTCCAGGCGCTTCCTGCTGACCCTGGGCCGCGATACCTGCGACGGCCCGGAACGCGAGGATGTCGACATCACGCCGTACCTGCAGTCCGAACACTTTCCCTTCCTGATGAATGCCGTGCGCCAGGGGCACGGCATCAGCCTGCTGCCGCTCTACATGACCTGGGAAGATGTGCGGCGCGGCACGCTGGTACCCGTGCTGCCCGACTGGAAGCCCAAGGGACTGGGCAACCGGCTCTACATCTTCACCACTGCGAATCCGCATCTGTCGATGGCCACGCGGGCGCTGATCAGCTTCCTGCGCGAGACGGTGGCGGAGCTGGACG